A single window of Sparus aurata chromosome 12, fSpaAur1.1, whole genome shotgun sequence DNA harbors:
- the LOC115593045 gene encoding heat shock protein 30-like, giving the protein MTGEFLNTLELLQSEYKSWDSPTAETQTTQRRRDTLTEFHLSTRPLNTQHSVKMLCSRGLQSLSPFMDLYWPVRSLWPEVRPLLYQQDLLQRNLQELRSSLELMDKLQHHILEETEPFQTGVAMQPLSYQLEKEGERFGLTLDTQGFSPEELSVRQVGRKLRVSGKTEKKQEDEEGSYSYRRHEFRRELDLPEGLNPEDVTCYLAPDGKLHIQAAQDPRVEEAERELTVKRSSEENTQQSVCSQREDSSSSSTETDNSTQDKPQHMDSSTCC; this is encoded by the coding sequence ATGACAGGAGAGTTCCTGAACACTCTGGAGCTCCTCCAGTCAGAATATAAAAGCTGGGACAGTCCCACTgctgagacacaaacaacacagaggagaagagacaCTTTAACAGAGTTTCATCTCTCAACAAGACCACTCAACACTCAACACTCAGTGAAGATGCTGTGCTCTCGTGGACTCCAGTCTCTCAGTCCATTCATGGACTTGTACTGGCCTGTACGCAGTCTGTGGCCAGAGGTCAGACCTCTGCTCTACCAGCAGGATCTACTGCAGAGAAACCTACAGGAGCTCCGCAGCAGCCTGGAGCTGATGGACAAACTTCAACACCACATCCTGGAGGAAACGGAGCCTTTCCAAACCGGTGTGGCCATGCAACCGCTCTCCTACCAgctggagaaagagggagagcgCTTTGGCCTGACCCTGGACACTCAAGGCTTTTCCCCAGAGGAGCTGTCTGTCAGGCAGGTGGGCAggaagctgagagtcagcgggaagacagagaagaagcaggaggacgaggaaggCTCCTACTCTTACAGACGCCATGAGTTCAGACGGGAGCTTGACCTGCCCGAAGGGCTGAACCCTGAAGACGTCACCTGCTACCTGGCTCCAGACGGGAAGCTCCACATCCAGGCGGCCCAAGATCCACGTGTggaggaggctgagagagagCTGACTGTCAAGAGGAGCTCGGAGGAGAACacacagcagagtgtgtgttcacagagagaagacagcagcagcagcagcacagagacagacaacagCACACAGGACAAACCTCAACACATGGACTCATCTACATGTTGTTAA
- the LOC115592962 gene encoding heat shock protein 30-like, with protein MTGEFLNTLELLQSEYKSWDSPTAETQTTQRRRDTLTEFHLSTRPLNTQHSVKMLCSRGLQSLSPFMDLYWPVRSLWPEVRPLLYQQDLLQRNLQELRSSLELMDKLQHHILEETEPFQTGVAMQPLSYQLEKEGERFGLTLDTQDFSPEELSVRQVGRKLRVSGKTEKKQEDEEGSYSYRRHEFRRELDLPEGLNPEDVTCYLAPDGKLHIQAAQDPRVEEAERELTVKRSLEENTQQSVCSQREDSSSSSSSSSSIETDNSTQDKPQHMDSSTCC; from the coding sequence ATGACAGGAGAGTTCCTGAACACTCTGGAGCTCCTCCAGTCAGAATATAAAAGCTGGGACAGTCCCACTgctgagacacaaacaacacagaggagaagagacaCTTTAACAGAGTTTCATCTCTCAACTAGACCACTCAACACTCAACACTCAGTGAAGATGCTGTGCTCTCGTGGACTCCAGTCTCTCAGTCCATTCATGGACTTGTACTGGCCTGTACGCAGTCTGTGGCCAGAGGTCAGACCTCTGCTCTACCAGCAGGATCTACTGCAGAGAAACCTACAGGAGCTCCGCAGCAGCCTGGAGCTGATGGACAAACTTCAACACCACATCCTGGAGGAAACGGAGCCTTTCCAAACCGGTGTGGCCATGCAACCGCTCTCCTACCAgctggagaaagagggagagcgCTTTGGCCTGACCCTGGACACTCAAGACTTTTCCCCAGAGGAGCTGTCTGTCAGGCAGGTGGGCAggaagctgagagtcagcgggaagacagagaagaagcaggaggacgaggaaggCTCCTACTCTTACAGACGCCATGAGTTCAGACGGGAGCTTGACCTGCCCGAAGGGCTGAACCCTGAAGACGTCACCTGCTACCTGGCTCCAGACGGGAAGCTCCACATCCAGGCGGCCCAAGATCCACGTGTggaggaggctgagagagagCTGACTGTCAAGAGGAGCTTGGAGGAGAACacacagcagagtgtgtgttcacagagagaagacagcagcagcagcagcagcagcagcagcagcatagaGACAGACAACAGCACACAGGACAAACCTCAACACATGGACTCATCTACATGTTGTTAA